From Camelina sativa cultivar DH55 chromosome 20, Cs, whole genome shotgun sequence, the proteins below share one genomic window:
- the LOC104772743 gene encoding uncharacterized protein At4g04775-like — protein sequence MSDSSSSYHSAHRLSPPEVLTSCRCWCGQETITFTSKTKENPYRRFYRCSIALKRPNEEHLFKWVDEALVEEIQMVNRKLKRIEEDVSDLRINVIQNLDLQKEMLKKLEGNMVKKLEENMVKKIEDKMASSALKTIGIVAVIGGALVLLWGRI from the exons atgaGCGACTCATCGAGTTCATACCATTCAGCACATCGACTTTCTCCTCCAGAAGTTCTGACAAGCTGCAGGTGCTGGTGTGGTCAAGAGACCATCACATTCACatcaaagacaaaagaaaacccATACCGTAGATTCTATAGATGCTCGATTGCATTGAAG AGACCGAATGAGGAGCATTTATTCAAATGGGTTGATGAAGCATTGGTAGAAGAAATTCAGATGGTCAATAGGAAGCTTAAGAGAATTGAAGAGGATGTGAGTGACTTGAGGATAAATGTGATTCAGAATTTGGATCTCCAAAAGGAAATGTTGAAGAAGCTTGAGGGAAATATGGTTAAGAAGCTTGAGGAAAATATGGTTAAGAAGATTGAAGATAAGATGGCTAGTTCAGCTTTGAAGACAATTGGTATTGTTGCTGTAATAGGAGGTGCACTTGTATTGCTATGGGGAAGAATCTAG